In Magallana gigas chromosome 1, xbMagGiga1.1, whole genome shotgun sequence, the sequence TGTGATTTTATTGAAGTTATACATGACGACAATAAGTCCTCTTGAATATTTGCATAGTTTTCCATGTTGAGACGAGAGACTGATGATCGATATAATAGTCTTTGACATGACACACAAATAAATGAAGGACCTTCAAAAATTTTCTTGTGGAAAAGACTGATTacattattttctaaaattggAGGAGCTCTTTTATTTCTCCTTGCCACCGTTTCTCTCGACCGTTCAACCTCTCTTACGTTAGGAtcttgtcttttttttcttctagctGTAGTATCTCTCAATTGTTCCTCCCGTCTTACCTGAAGGTCTTGACGCTTTCTTTTCCTAGATAAAGTATTTCTCAACTGTTCCTCCTGTTTTATTTCAGGATCTTTACGCTTCCTTTTCTTGTATTTAGTGTTCTTCACTTGTTCTTCCTTTGATATCtgaggattttttcttttttctcttttagcTGTAGTATCTCTCAATTGTTCCTCCCGTCTTACCTGAAGGTCTTGACGCTTTCTTTTCCTAGATAAAGTATTTCTCAACTGTTCCTCCTGTTTTATTTCAGGATCTTTACGCTTCCTTTTCTTGTAATTAGTGTTCTTCACTTGTTCTTCCTGTGATATCtgaggattttttcttttttctcttctAGCTGTAGTATCTCTCAATTGTTCCTCCCGTCTTACCTGAAGGTCTTGACGCTTTCTTTTCCTAGATAAAGTATTTCTCAACTGTTCCTCCTGTTTTATTTCAGGATCTTTACGCTTCCTCTTCTTGTAATTAGTGTTCTTCACTTGTTCTCCCTTTGATATCtgaggattttttcttttttctcttctAGCTGTAGTATCTCTCAATTGTTCCTCCCGTCTTACCTGAAGGTCTTGACGCTTTCTTTTCCTAGATAAAGTATTTCTCAACTGTTCCTCCTGTTTTATTTCAGGATCTTTACGCTTCCTTTTCTTGTATTTAGTGTTCTTCACTTGTTCTTCCTTTGATATCtgaggattttttcttttttctcttctAGCTGTAGTATCTCTCAATTGTTCCTCCCGTCTTACCTGAAGGTCTTGACGCTTTCTTTTCCTAGATAAAGTATTTCTCAACTGTTCCTCCTGTTTTATTTTAGGATCTTTACGCTTCCTTTCCTTGTAATTAGTGTTCTTCACTTGTTCTTCCTTTGATATCTGAggattctttcttttttctcttcTAGCTGTAGTATCTCTCAATTGTTCCTCCCGTCTTACCTGAAGGTCTTGACGCTTTCTTTTCCTAGATAAAGTATTTCTCAACTGTTCCTCCTGTTTTATTTCAGGATCTTTACGCTTCCTTTTTCTTGATTGAGAGTTTTTGGCCTGTTCATCTTTAGATATGAGAggatcttttcttttttctctttttgctTTCGCATCTCTCAACCTTTCGTCTTGTCTTTTATCAGCATCCTGTCTCTGtttccttttatttaaaatatcactAAGTCTTTCTTTATTACGATATTCAGGGTCAAGTCTTTTGACTTGCATTCTTTTTGCATTCTGGGTAGTAATGTGCTGAGTTGAACAGGATTTTTTTGGTTGTTTAGAATTCCTTACTTCAGTTGTTAATgtaattgttgtattttttgaGTGATTTTGTTCCTTAACACTTTGATCTTTAAAGTATGAATCCATCCATTGTGGAACATCCTGTGTGAATACCTTGACATGGTCACTTGTTGGTTTTTTATCATGGTTTATTAGACATGGTTCTGTTGAAGGATCTATACTAAACAAATTGTTGTTCTGAGATAATCTTTCTGTTCTTTTCCTCAGcctttcttcttcttttctcCTCCTATTCATATTTAGCCTGCAAATAAGAAATATTACCCAGATTAAACTTGTGCCACTTGAAGATGGAatcattggatatttttatacatatatttttttttcaaatattgtcaTAATCCTTTCAGGTAAACTCTTTGAAGAGATccataatatatgtattaacttttaaagtttattaattCATCACATCATCACAATATTTttagatcatttttttttttcaaattaacattgcttattgaaaaaagaagataaccttgaaagaaatgaaaatactgtaatatatgttttttctaTGTTCAAAAAATCTATTGTTCAACATAGATGAACAATTTATGTTCATTGACACTGGGAACtgtaaatataacaattttttcttca encodes:
- the LOC136275864 gene encoding trichohyalin-like; this encodes MQVKRLDPEYRNKERLSDILNKRKQRQDADKRQDERLRDAKAKREKRKDPLISKDEQAKNSQSRKRKRKDPEIKQEEQLRNTLSRKRKRQDLQVRREEQLRDTTARREKRKNPQISKEEQVKNTNYKERKRKDPKIKQEEQLRNTLSRKRKRQDLQVRREEQLRDTTARREKRKNPQISKEEQVKNTKYKKRKRKDPEIKQEEQLRNTLSRKRKRQDLQVRREEQLRDTTARREKRKNPQISKGEQVKNTNYKKRKRKDPEIKQEEQLRNTLSRKRKRQDLQVRREEQLRDTTARREKRKNPQISQEEQVKNTNYKKRKRKDPEIKQEEQLRNTLSRKRKRQDLQVRREEQLRDTTAKREKRKNPQISKEEQVKNTKYKKRKRKDPEIKQEEQLRNTLSRKRKRQDLQVLFQAFQLPMDWNLMKFRMS